A portion of the Bacillus oleivorans genome contains these proteins:
- a CDS encoding fumarylacetoacetate hydrolase family protein — protein MKHARVAVYGSIHDAVEVNGKLQLNDGRIVDQEQVVWLPPITPGTVFVLGLNYADHAKELTFQAPEEPLVFLKGPNTLVGHRGQTRKPNDASHMHYECELAVVIGKAAKKVQKANAYDYVAGYTIANDYAIRDYLENYYRPNLRVKNRDTGTPIGPWLIDRDDIKDPMNLSLRTYVNGELKQEGNTRDMIFDIPSLIEYLSGFMTLQPGDLILTGTPEGVTKVHAGDEVVTEIEGIGRLVNNIVSDEVFQR, from the coding sequence ATGAAACATGCCAGAGTTGCGGTCTATGGTTCAATTCATGATGCAGTCGAGGTGAATGGAAAGCTACAGTTAAATGATGGACGGATTGTGGACCAGGAACAAGTTGTATGGCTTCCCCCAATTACGCCGGGAACAGTATTTGTTCTGGGACTTAATTACGCAGATCACGCCAAGGAACTAACGTTTCAAGCCCCTGAGGAACCGCTTGTATTTTTAAAAGGACCAAATACTTTAGTGGGCCATAGGGGGCAAACCCGCAAACCAAATGATGCGAGCCATATGCATTATGAATGTGAACTTGCCGTTGTTATTGGCAAAGCTGCTAAGAAAGTCCAAAAAGCGAATGCTTATGATTACGTTGCCGGATACACGATTGCGAATGACTATGCGATAAGAGATTATCTAGAAAACTATTATCGGCCAAACCTTCGCGTCAAAAACAGAGATACAGGTACCCCTATCGGACCTTGGCTGATTGATCGTGATGATATTAAGGATCCGATGAATCTTTCTCTTCGTACCTATGTAAATGGAGAATTAAAGCAAGAAGGAAATACCCGGGATATGATCTTTGATATCCCCTCATTAATAGAATACTTGAGCGGTTTTATGACCTTACAGCCTGGGGATCTCATCCTTACAGGAACACCTGAAGGCGTAACGAAAGTACATGCCGGTGATGAAGTCGTAACCGAAATTGAAGGAATTGGACGGCTGGTTAATAACATTGTAAGTGACGAAGTTTTTCAAAGATAA
- a CDS encoding amidase family protein produces the protein MGIHLKDFFRNELTIQHIQTAMDKDEITSRELVMYYLDRIAKFDQAGPKLNSILEINPDAIFIAEGLDYERKAQGTRGPLHGIPVLLKDNIETQDSMHTSAGSIALENHMASQDACLVEKLRNAGAVILGKTNMTEFANGMSSDMWAGYSSRGGQVLNPYGDNLFVGGSSSGSAVAVAANLTVLSVGTETDASILSPAVQNSVVGIKPTVGLISRKGIIPFTYSQDTAGPFARTVTDAALLLEAMTGFDYSDHATCKSKGRFQQGFSSYLDPAGLRGARIGIFSDASEEFLQSEEYDESLYKNVIQTIIKEGAETVEDIEIPSFHREWKWGVSLYELKHSLDNYLSQLPPQIPVHSIKELVQFNKENGERALKYGQDKLEKRAGLPNTLTDPEYLNARLEDLYFSQEQGIDYTLKKYNLDAILFPSYAGSTICAKAGYPSIAVPAGYMKNGRPFGITFAGTAFSEGVLIKIAFAFEQSTQCRKSPNF, from the coding sequence ATGGGAATACATTTAAAAGATTTCTTCAGAAATGAGTTAACCATCCAGCATATCCAAACCGCTATGGACAAAGATGAAATTACCTCAAGAGAATTAGTGATGTATTATTTAGATCGAATTGCGAAGTTTGATCAGGCAGGTCCAAAGCTAAATTCAATTCTTGAAATAAATCCTGATGCTATTTTCATTGCTGAAGGACTGGATTATGAAAGAAAAGCGCAAGGGACTAGAGGACCCTTACATGGGATTCCGGTCTTACTGAAAGACAATATTGAAACACAGGATTCGATGCATACCAGTGCTGGGTCCATTGCTTTAGAAAATCATATGGCTAGCCAAGATGCATGTCTTGTAGAAAAACTCCGCAATGCTGGAGCTGTTATACTTGGTAAAACTAATATGACGGAGTTCGCAAATGGGATGTCATCCGATATGTGGGCCGGCTATAGTTCTAGAGGTGGACAAGTGTTAAATCCGTATGGTGATAACCTATTTGTAGGAGGATCAAGCTCAGGCTCAGCTGTTGCAGTTGCAGCTAATTTAACTGTCCTCTCCGTTGGGACAGAGACTGATGCATCTATCTTAAGTCCAGCTGTCCAAAATTCAGTTGTCGGCATCAAACCAACAGTAGGATTAATAAGTCGAAAAGGAATTATACCATTCACGTATTCTCAAGATACAGCGGGACCATTCGCAAGGACTGTAACAGATGCAGCCCTTTTACTAGAAGCTATGACTGGTTTTGATTATTCAGATCATGCCACGTGTAAAAGCAAGGGAAGATTCCAACAGGGATTTTCTTCTTATCTAGATCCTGCTGGTCTAAGAGGTGCCAGAATTGGAATATTTTCTGATGCTTCTGAAGAGTTTCTTCAATCAGAAGAATACGATGAAAGTCTTTATAAAAATGTCATTCAAACCATCATAAAAGAAGGTGCTGAAACCGTAGAAGACATAGAAATCCCTTCTTTTCACAGAGAATGGAAGTGGGGCGTTTCTCTATATGAATTAAAACATAGCTTAGATAATTATCTTTCCCAATTACCTCCTCAAATCCCTGTTCATTCAATTAAAGAATTAGTACAGTTCAATAAAGAAAACGGGGAAAGAGCTTTAAAATATGGCCAGGATAAACTAGAAAAGCGAGCGGGCTTACCGAATACATTAACTGACCCAGAATACTTGAATGCAAGATTAGAAGATTTATATTTTTCACAAGAACAGGGAATTGACTATACATTAAAAAAATACAACCTCGATGCAATTCTTTTCCCTTCCTATGCAGGTTCAACCATTTGTGCTAAAGCTGGTTACCCATCCATTGCTGTACCTGCTGGATACATGAAAAATGGAAGACCATTCGGCATTACGTTTGCAGGAACAGCTTTCTCTGAAGGTGTTTTAATTAAAATAGCTTTTGCGTTTGAGCAATCTACTCAATGTAGAAAAAGTCCTAACTTTTAA
- the hpaI gene encoding 2,4-dihydroxyhept-2-ene-1,7-dioic acid aldolase yields MQRYEEAKQRLRGSIAPIVTPFYEDFTLDLDSLENLINWHIESGSHGVSVTGTTGEPSSLTVDERVRVMERALKAVNRRVPFVPGTGSTNHEETLYLTKKAEEMGVDAALVIVPYYNKPSQHALYKHFKAVADSVSIPIIVYNIPGRTGTNLEVKTLARLAEDCPNIIGVKESNKDFEHVNRVLLHCGRNFNLYSGIELLCYPMLAIGGAGSISATANIVPDKVAEIHNAWFDGDHQKALELHYELMPLNDVLFRDTNPAPVKAALGMLGKIKPVLRLPMDLPAKEIQTEVREVLSRYVEVPVE; encoded by the coding sequence ATGCAAAGATATGAGGAAGCAAAACAAAGATTAAGAGGCTCCATTGCCCCAATTGTTACCCCGTTTTATGAGGATTTTACATTGGATCTGGATTCACTGGAAAACTTGATCAATTGGCATATTGAAAGTGGGAGCCACGGCGTCTCAGTGACCGGAACGACCGGTGAACCAAGTTCTCTAACAGTAGATGAACGCGTCAGAGTGATGGAAAGGGCATTAAAGGCAGTTAATCGCCGTGTTCCATTCGTACCTGGAACAGGCTCAACGAACCACGAAGAAACCCTATATTTAACGAAAAAAGCTGAGGAAATGGGAGTCGATGCAGCACTCGTCATTGTTCCTTATTACAACAAGCCTTCTCAACATGCCCTGTATAAGCACTTTAAAGCAGTGGCTGACTCCGTAAGTATTCCCATCATTGTTTACAACATCCCAGGCCGTACCGGAACAAACCTTGAAGTAAAAACACTAGCCCGTTTAGCAGAGGATTGTCCGAACATCATCGGTGTCAAAGAATCCAATAAAGATTTTGAACACGTAAACCGTGTGCTCTTACATTGTGGCCGTAACTTCAATTTGTATTCCGGTATTGAGCTTTTATGCTACCCGATGCTCGCGATTGGAGGGGCCGGTTCGATTAGTGCTACGGCTAATATCGTTCCTGATAAAGTGGCTGAAATCCACAATGCCTGGTTCGATGGTGATCACCAAAAGGCACTAGAACTGCATTATGAGCTAATGCCATTAAATGATGTCCTTTTTAGAGATACCAACCCAGCTCCAGTAAAAGCTGCATTAGGCATGCTTGGAAAAATCAAACCGGTTCTTCGATTACCAATGGATTTGCCTGCAAAAGAAATACAAACAGAAGTGCGTGAAGTATTAAGCCGATACGTTGAAGTTCCGGTTGAGTAA
- a CDS encoding LysR family transcriptional regulator has product MDIRQLHYFCTIVQEGQITRAAKKLHMAQPPLSQQLKQLEQELGVTLLERNGRSLELTEAGKLLYKRAQHLLTQLEETKQEVKETGEGLRGVLAIGSVKTCFSHLPDKIRQFRELYPDVSFQLREGDTFFVSELLRNREVELAIVRLPLNTQEFSMISLPKERYVAVVPQQWEKRLSSKDSISMKELQHFPLLLLHRINGVGQFEMVINECKRHGFYPKIVCDCPDAAMLLALVDAGVGVTLVPKSTLNTLPTKNTLTVEINDSALLSESAVIWLKDRYLSKSARFLLQTFDPEIGIIIS; this is encoded by the coding sequence ATGGATATCAGACAGCTGCATTATTTTTGTACAATCGTGCAGGAAGGACAAATAACCCGCGCTGCAAAAAAACTCCATATGGCACAGCCCCCTCTTAGTCAACAATTAAAACAACTCGAACAAGAACTGGGTGTAACACTCCTTGAAAGGAATGGCCGCAGCCTGGAATTAACCGAAGCTGGAAAACTTCTCTACAAAAGGGCTCAGCACCTTCTTACGCAATTGGAAGAAACGAAACAAGAAGTAAAAGAAACCGGTGAAGGACTCCGCGGTGTACTGGCGATTGGTTCAGTCAAAACATGCTTCTCCCATCTTCCTGATAAGATCAGGCAATTTCGTGAGCTTTACCCTGATGTATCGTTTCAATTGCGTGAAGGAGATACATTCTTTGTAAGTGAACTGCTCCGCAATCGGGAGGTTGAATTAGCGATTGTACGACTTCCGCTTAACACCCAAGAATTCTCCATGATTTCACTTCCAAAAGAACGTTATGTTGCCGTAGTTCCACAGCAATGGGAAAAGCGCCTCTCCTCAAAAGATTCTATCTCTATGAAAGAGCTGCAACACTTTCCCTTGTTACTGCTCCATCGAATCAACGGGGTCGGACAATTTGAAATGGTGATCAATGAATGTAAACGCCATGGATTTTATCCAAAGATTGTTTGTGACTGCCCAGATGCTGCCATGCTGTTGGCACTGGTCGATGCTGGAGTGGGAGTAACCCTTGTTCCTAAATCAACCCTGAATACACTCCCTACTAAAAATACACTTACCGTTGAAATCAACGATTCTGCCCTTTTATCAGAATCAGCTGTGATTTGGCTAAAAGATCGCTATCTTTCTAAAAGTGCCCGGTTTTTACTGCAAACATTTGATCCTGAAATTGGGATAATTATTAGTTAA
- the hpaE gene encoding 5-carboxymethyl-2-hydroxymuconate semialdehyde dehydrogenase, translated as MQNQTIRGTDQSIHKQVENIKLYINGEFVKAKAGGLIENLNPFSNKVINQTSEGRAEDIKEAVAAAKEAFEKGPWGTMKIIERMKYIYRIADLIDEHSEELSYLESLDTGLPISQTKKMAGRSAENFRFYARMVEAKLHGDAYPVDGEYINYTIYQPLGPIGLITPWNAPFMLTTWKVAPALATGNTVVLKPAELSPLTANKLAELIDQAGVPKGVFNVVYGYGETAGAALVAHPDVRAISFTGETVTGSTIIKNAADSLKRTSMELGGKSPLIVFDDADFEKALDAAVWGIFSFNGERCTANSRVFLHKKIKDKFIDALKERVENIVIGDPLNPSTQLGPLIDKGHFEKVSSYIELAKQEGCDVFQGIVPAVFSKGNFLPPTLLLNAKNDMKVCQEEIFGPVMAVIEFETEEEVIQAANDVKYGLAGYVWTNDIKKGHRVAQAVDAGMIWVNSHNVRDLRIPFGGMKQSGIGREGGHYAFEFYTEPKVIHVAIGEIHIPQFGMKKKEN; from the coding sequence TTGCAAAATCAAACCATTAGGGGAACCGACCAATCTATACACAAGCAAGTAGAGAATATCAAACTTTATATTAATGGGGAATTTGTTAAGGCAAAGGCAGGCGGCCTGATAGAAAACCTTAATCCTTTTTCGAATAAAGTAATTAATCAGACTTCAGAGGGTCGCGCAGAAGATATCAAGGAGGCTGTAGCTGCAGCCAAGGAAGCCTTTGAAAAGGGTCCTTGGGGTACAATGAAGATAATTGAACGAATGAAGTATATTTATCGGATTGCAGATTTAATTGATGAACATAGTGAAGAACTCTCTTATCTGGAATCACTGGATACGGGGCTGCCAATCAGCCAAACCAAAAAAATGGCAGGACGGTCTGCGGAAAACTTCCGCTTTTATGCGCGCATGGTTGAAGCTAAACTTCACGGGGATGCCTATCCGGTGGATGGAGAATATATCAATTATACAATCTATCAGCCTCTTGGCCCAATCGGACTGATTACCCCTTGGAATGCGCCTTTTATGCTGACAACATGGAAGGTAGCTCCGGCCCTTGCAACAGGAAATACAGTTGTTTTAAAGCCAGCGGAACTTTCACCATTAACCGCTAATAAACTGGCAGAACTTATTGATCAGGCTGGAGTGCCAAAAGGAGTCTTTAATGTAGTTTACGGCTATGGAGAAACTGCCGGTGCAGCACTGGTAGCCCATCCTGACGTGAGGGCGATCTCCTTTACGGGTGAAACCGTTACCGGCTCTACCATTATAAAAAATGCTGCCGACTCGCTGAAGAGAACGTCAATGGAACTCGGCGGAAAGTCTCCGCTGATTGTATTCGATGATGCGGATTTTGAGAAAGCGCTCGATGCAGCTGTCTGGGGTATCTTTAGCTTTAATGGTGAGCGCTGCACAGCTAATTCACGTGTGTTCTTGCATAAGAAAATCAAGGATAAGTTCATCGATGCATTAAAGGAGAGAGTTGAAAATATTGTTATCGGTGATCCTTTGAACCCTTCCACCCAGCTGGGGCCGCTAATTGATAAAGGACATTTTGAAAAAGTCAGCTCTTACATTGAATTGGCCAAACAAGAGGGGTGTGATGTCTTTCAAGGAATAGTTCCTGCCGTATTCTCTAAAGGGAATTTCTTGCCGCCAACACTATTGTTGAACGCTAAGAATGATATGAAGGTCTGCCAGGAGGAAATCTTTGGTCCCGTCATGGCGGTGATTGAATTTGAAACAGAAGAAGAAGTGATTCAGGCAGCTAATGATGTGAAGTACGGTTTGGCAGGATATGTTTGGACCAACGATATTAAAAAGGGACATCGTGTCGCACAAGCAGTCGATGCCGGGATGATCTGGGTAAACTCTCACAATGTTCGCGACCTTCGGATTCCATTTGGCGGAATGAAGCAAAGCGGAATCGGCCGCGAAGGCGGACATTATGCCTTTGAGTTTTACACAGAACCAAAAGTTATTCATGTAGCGATAGGCGAAATTCATATTCCGCAGTTTGGAATGAAAAAGAAAGAGAATTGA
- a CDS encoding CBO0543 family protein yields the protein MKKNGTICMDEIAQELIRLQNKYAQLALNNWYTSSLFTLNWWILVFSFIIPWIIFFIVLDRKRSLQIWCFGLTVIIITSFADDLGGEIGAWIYPIKFVPFGLLAFPFDFCIIPVTFMLLYQYLIKWKSYIIALFITASIFSFIGEPISVLLGFVTYLKWRYLCSFVFYIITGIGSRLFIDKISQN from the coding sequence TTGAAAAAAAACGGGACGATTTGTATGGATGAGATTGCACAAGAATTAATTCGACTTCAAAATAAATACGCTCAATTGGCTTTGAATAACTGGTATACATCATCCTTGTTTACTTTGAATTGGTGGATACTTGTATTTAGTTTTATCATACCTTGGATCATTTTTTTTATTGTTTTAGATAGAAAAAGATCCCTTCAAATCTGGTGTTTTGGACTTACTGTTATCATTATCACCAGCTTTGCTGATGATCTTGGCGGTGAGATTGGTGCTTGGATTTATCCTATTAAGTTCGTTCCCTTTGGACTACTGGCATTTCCGTTCGATTTTTGTATCATTCCGGTAACTTTTATGTTGTTATACCAATATCTTATCAAATGGAAATCCTATATAATTGCTCTATTCATTACAGCCAGTATATTTTCTTTTATTGGTGAACCTATCTCAGTTTTGCTTGGATTTGTTACATATTTAAAATGGAGATATTTATGTTCTTTTGTTTTTTATATTATTACTGGAATAGGATCAAGACTTTTTATTGATAAAATTTCACAAAACTAA
- a CDS encoding GyrI-like domain-containing protein, with protein sequence MKVHDHRKIHNNIYKGKLNEIEIVEVPNLQFIAAEGIGSRNVYEMHNGDVLWSISRVINRLKDMTKTEMDYKFTLMPLEIIWSQKDLENDEIWSWKAMMQVPDLITEDMFQEAILELEKRKRSVRVPLNLEKHEMGLNMQTIHLGPYHQIQDTIDQFKSYCTMNGYKIKSQFREIYINQPYCNVPEKLQTIVRAEIESTEQI encoded by the coding sequence ATGAAGGTCCATGACCACCGTAAAATACATAATAATATTTATAAGGGTAAATTAAATGAAATTGAAATAGTAGAAGTTCCGAACCTGCAATTTATAGCTGCAGAAGGCATAGGGTCAAGAAATGTGTATGAAATGCATAATGGAGATGTATTGTGGTCGATTAGCAGAGTGATTAATCGATTAAAAGATATGACCAAAACGGAAATGGATTATAAATTTACATTAATGCCATTAGAAATTATATGGTCACAAAAGGATTTAGAAAACGATGAGATATGGTCATGGAAGGCCATGATGCAAGTACCTGATTTAATTACGGAAGATATGTTTCAGGAAGCGATTTTAGAATTGGAGAAACGGAAAAGAAGTGTTCGTGTACCTTTAAATTTAGAAAAGCATGAAATGGGATTAAACATGCAAACCATCCATCTGGGTCCATATCATCAAATTCAAGATACCATCGATCAATTTAAAAGCTATTGTACAATGAATGGATATAAAATCAAGAGTCAATTTAGAGAAATCTATATCAATCAGCCATATTGCAATGTACCCGAAAAATTACAAACTATTGTTAGAGCAGAGATTGAATCCACAGAACAAATATAA
- a CDS encoding nucleotidyltransferase domain-containing protein has product MQKAVSDLSSDPNVLAIYLNGSLAKGNFDQYSDIDLNTPDKKTNFIKDKQNRAKKWGEVLFFEGIHSSSVIVKRRDGSCVSNKNNTEKLF; this is encoded by the coding sequence TTGCAAAAAGCGGTATCTGATTTAAGTTCTGATCCAAATGTTTTGGCGATCTATTTAAATGGATCATTAGCCAAAGGGAATTTTGATCAATACTCTGATATTGATTTAAATACTCCAGATAAGAAAACTAATTTTATTAAGGATAAACAGAATCGAGCAAAAAAATGGGGAGAAGTTTTATTCTTTGAAGGTATTCATTCATCGTCTGTTATAGTGAAACGCAGGGACGGTTCTTGTGTTTCAAACAAGAATAATACGGAGAAACTTTTTTAG
- a CDS encoding fumarylacetoacetate hydrolase family protein has translation MTTATFRLAGRSQIIEASVNPSQNTADLNGRTIKPEQIKLDAPVTGTVYGTLLNYQGNLEALSEALNQKPYYEPPKAPILYIKPKNTWIGSGADILLPSDINELEVGASLGIVIEKTATRIKKQAAFDYIAGYTIVNDISVPHFSFFRPAVKHKARDSFCPIGPWVVKKSAIENPDALTIRVFVNGEVMQENNTANLIRSVSKLLKDVTEFMTLYQGDVLLVGVPENAPLVRDQDLVRIEIEGIGALENRVISEERLFGGASL, from the coding sequence ATGACTACTGCAACGTTCCGATTAGCCGGAAGATCGCAAATAATCGAAGCTAGTGTTAACCCTTCCCAAAACACCGCAGATCTCAATGGCCGTACAATTAAGCCAGAGCAAATCAAACTAGACGCCCCTGTTACTGGTACTGTATACGGAACTCTATTAAACTATCAGGGAAACTTAGAAGCACTTAGTGAGGCACTCAATCAAAAACCATACTACGAACCCCCTAAAGCCCCCATCCTTTATATCAAACCTAAAAATACATGGATCGGCTCTGGGGCGGATATTCTCTTACCAAGTGATATAAATGAACTGGAGGTCGGTGCATCTCTTGGTATTGTGATTGAAAAAACAGCTACTCGTATTAAAAAACAAGCTGCATTCGATTATATTGCAGGCTATACGATTGTAAATGATATCAGTGTCCCTCACTTTAGTTTTTTTAGACCAGCCGTCAAACATAAAGCACGAGATAGCTTTTGTCCAATTGGCCCTTGGGTTGTGAAAAAGAGTGCAATTGAAAATCCAGATGCCCTTACCATTCGTGTTTTTGTAAACGGGGAAGTTATGCAAGAAAACAATACAGCAAATTTAATTCGTTCGGTATCGAAGCTTTTAAAGGATGTCACAGAGTTCATGACCCTTTATCAGGGTGATGTACTTTTAGTTGGAGTTCCTGAAAATGCTCCTCTCGTTCGGGATCAGGACTTAGTTCGAATTGAAATTGAGGGGATTGGTGCTTTGGAAAATCGGGTTATTTCGGAGGAGCGATTATTTGGGGGTGCAAGTCTATGA
- a CDS encoding VOC family protein → MGRVIGFELSSQEPEKAVKFYSEVFGWEFADPHWDYWAATTGKDEKEGINGGIGKGPNDHPHGTRIQIEVISIDEAIAKAKSNGAMVVRDKMEFDDFYLAYMVDPTGIGFGLIQKK, encoded by the coding sequence ATGGGCAGAGTGATTGGATTCGAGCTTAGCAGTCAAGAACCCGAAAAAGCTGTGAAATTTTATTCAGAGGTATTTGGCTGGGAATTTGCAGATCCTCATTGGGACTATTGGGCAGCTACTACCGGTAAAGATGAAAAGGAAGGTATAAATGGTGGGATTGGTAAGGGACCTAATGATCACCCTCATGGGACTCGTATACAAATAGAAGTTATTTCAATCGATGAAGCCATTGCAAAAGCAAAATCAAATGGTGCCATGGTTGTACGCGATAAAATGGAATTCGATGATTTTTATCTTGCTTATATGGTGGATCCGACGGGGATTGGATTTGGTCTAATTCAGAAAAAGTAA
- a CDS encoding 5-carboxymethyl-2-hydroxymuconate Delta-isomerase, with amino-acid sequence MPHIIVEYTDNIKGEARIPELLKKLHDVLIARPDVFPIGGIRSRAIELTEYRVADGSEDDGFVHVTLKIANGRSGVDKKATCDEMYEVLKDHFSLLFEKRYLALSLELYEFVNPTYKYGNIHGRFTNRNN; translated from the coding sequence ATGCCCCATATCATAGTTGAATACACCGACAACATAAAGGGTGAAGCACGAATCCCGGAACTTTTAAAAAAACTTCATGATGTACTGATTGCCCGCCCTGACGTCTTCCCGATCGGCGGTATCCGATCTAGAGCGATTGAATTGACAGAATACCGTGTTGCCGACGGCTCAGAAGACGATGGATTTGTCCATGTCACATTAAAGATTGCGAATGGTCGTTCAGGTGTAGATAAAAAAGCAACCTGTGACGAAATGTATGAGGTTTTAAAGGATCATTTTTCCCTATTGTTTGAAAAACGCTATTTGGCACTATCTCTAGAACTCTATGAGTTCGTAAATCCAACTTATAAATATGGTAATATTCATGGAAGGTTTACAAATAGAAATAACTAA
- the hpaB gene encoding 4-hydroxyphenylacetate 3-monooxygenase, oxygenase component gives MPAKTGQQYIERLKQANNNVYIHGERVQDVTEHPAFKNVIQSMAHLYDLQYEKPDKMLYTSPTTGEKVGMTFLQPTTIDELIQRREAMQEWALTSGGMMGRSPDYLNAEVMAMGMNNEIFAEADTMFAENARKYYEYARENDISLTHTLIHPQVNRAKAQHEQKDANVALHLKEKTKDGIYIDGIRLLATQGGITDEILVFPSTVKKAGELDDPYSLAFAIPNNTPGLKFISRESFDYGKSTWDHPLASRFEEGDAIVSFENVFVPWERVFVCGNSSICNRTFRETNAVVHMSHQVVAKNIVKTEFLLGVALSVMDAIGIDQFQHVQDKGTEIMLTLETMKSHLYRAEHNAKLDKSGTMTPDFEALNAARNWYPRVYPRLIEIVRVLGASGLMGIPTEADFNHEEIGPIIHRGLQGKNLDGYERVQLFRLAWDLTMSAFGSRQMHYEYYFFGDPVRMGMAYFEGYGKDELKQRVKDFLNKGSNRPFSKV, from the coding sequence ATGCCGGCAAAAACAGGGCAGCAATATATAGAACGATTAAAACAGGCGAATAACAATGTCTACATTCACGGAGAACGAGTCCAGGATGTGACTGAACATCCGGCTTTTAAAAACGTGATTCAATCTATGGCACATTTGTATGATCTGCAATATGAAAAGCCAGATAAAATGCTTTATACCTCCCCGACAACAGGGGAAAAAGTAGGGATGACCTTCCTGCAGCCAACTACAATTGACGAACTGATCCAAAGAAGAGAAGCAATGCAAGAGTGGGCATTAACCTCAGGCGGAATGATGGGACGTTCTCCGGATTACCTCAATGCTGAAGTAATGGCGATGGGGATGAACAATGAAATCTTTGCTGAGGCAGATACTATGTTTGCCGAAAATGCGAGAAAGTACTATGAGTATGCTCGGGAAAATGATATTAGCCTTACACATACATTAATCCACCCGCAAGTTAACCGTGCTAAGGCACAGCATGAACAAAAGGATGCAAATGTTGCCTTGCATTTAAAAGAAAAAACTAAAGACGGAATTTATATAGATGGAATTCGTCTTCTCGCTACCCAAGGGGGTATTACTGATGAAATTCTCGTTTTCCCATCTACTGTAAAAAAAGCGGGAGAACTTGATGATCCATATTCACTTGCGTTCGCGATTCCCAACAATACACCTGGTCTGAAATTTATAAGCAGGGAATCTTTTGATTATGGGAAAAGCACGTGGGATCATCCATTAGCCTCTCGTTTTGAGGAAGGTGATGCGATAGTTTCCTTTGAAAACGTGTTTGTACCTTGGGAACGGGTATTTGTCTGCGGTAATTCATCCATTTGCAACCGTACTTTCCGCGAAACGAATGCAGTCGTGCATATGTCTCATCAAGTAGTTGCGAAAAACATTGTAAAAACAGAATTTCTGCTCGGGGTTGCTCTATCTGTTATGGATGCAATTGGAATTGATCAGTTCCAGCATGTTCAGGATAAAGGGACAGAAATCATGCTGACCCTTGAAACGATGAAATCTCACCTATATCGGGCTGAACATAATGCAAAGCTTGATAAGTCTGGAACAATGACCCCTGATTTTGAGGCATTAAACGCTGCGAGAAATTGGTACCCGCGTGTCTATCCGCGATTAATTGAGATTGTGCGTGTGCTTGGTGCATCCGGATTAATGGGAATCCCAACTGAAGCTGACTTTAACCATGAAGAAATTGGTCCAATCATTCATCGCGGTCTCCAAGGAAAAAATCTCGATGGCTACGAACGCGTTCAATTATTCCGCTTAGCCTGGGATTTAACGATGAGTGCATTTGGAAGCCGTCAAATGCACTATGAATATTACTTCTTCGGTGACCCAGTCCGGATGGGAATGGCCTATTTTGAAGGTTATGGAAAAGATGAATTAAAACAAAGGGTAAAAGACTTCCTCAATAAAGGAAGCAACAGACCTTTTTCGAAAGTTTAA